The genomic DNA gggggtctaagGGAAGTCGCTGTAGGGCATGGAGAAGGGGTAGAGCGGGGAGTAACGGGTGTCGTGCCacagcagcttctcctccaggAAGGCGACGGCGGCCAAAGTCAGCACCAACGTCTCGTGCTTCAGCATGCTGTGCACGTTGAGAGCTGCCcgaggaggaaaaataaaaaaaaaacaaacaaaacggGGGGGTGGGATTTAGGGGGggggacaccaccaccccccccatcaCGGTTTTTttttggggccggggggaggcccCGGCACAGCAGCGGCGGTCACGGCGGAGCTCTCACCCAAAGCCGGGATGAGGTTGATGGTTTTCAAGCCGGTTACGGCCGTCGCGATGTTCTCCGGCATCTCGTCGctggagggaaaaaggggggaaatgagTGGGcggagagagatggggggggggggacacgacacgacacacccagagcccccccccccacacctcgtGCCGCCCCACACTCACACGTCGACGATGAGGACGGAGCGGCCCCAGCGCCGGTAGCGCGCCAAATCCAGTAGGTACTGGGGGTCGGCGGTGGGCATTTCCAGGTTGTCGACGACGTGGAGGTCATCctgcgaggaagaggaggaggaagaggaggtggcggcgggggggggagggggtcacCAGGTCCCcaacacacccccaccccccccccaaaagccgTACCTGCATCAGCTTCACCGTCAGCGCCACCTTCAGCCCCAGCACCCGCACCTTCATGGGCAGCATGTAGTAGTAGCTGGTGGGACCCCGCGGCCCGTGGGCGATGCCCCCTGCGTgcggggaggtgtgtgtgtgggggggggggtcccagctcaGTGataccccccccacacaccccccccccctgccccacaacaTCCCGGCGGGGGTCCCCGCGCCCCACAACCACTCACCCCCGCGCCACAGGGGCGAACGGATGCTGCCGTGGCGAGCCCGGCCGGATCCTTTCTGCCGCCATGGTTTTCTGCCGCCCCCCCGCACCTCAGCCCGCGTCTTCACCTTGGCGTAGCTctgacggggcggggggggggacgggacacatggaggggggggggggacacccacacaTGGTGAGGGGGGGGACGACAATCGGGGACAgaccccttgtgtcccccccgcgtcccctccccaCGCGGGGATCCTGGGCCCAGCTGCCTCTTCTGCCGCGAGGCGACAGGCTGCTGCCCTgtgggcccccccgccccccccccgccccccccccgcctcccctctcctcccccagaccctcttctgcccccttgccctcccctgacacccccctcgcccccccaacccccccccttcGCCTCCTCAgactccccctctgcccccccaaccctcctcaacctcctctttcctcctcacacccccccctctgccccccccagacttgcccttcccctctccagacccccccctcgccccccattCTCAGACCTCCTTTCgtcccccccaaaacctccctctccatccccaaacctccccttcccctccctgaaCTCCCCCTTTaacccctccccagacccccccttctcctccagccccccctTTAACCCCCCGGCCCTCCCTGACCCCCGCAAagccccccttcctccccccacccctcctcccgtgcccccaaaccccccctctgcccccccaaaacccctctctgccccccaagccccccccttcctcccccagccttcctcctgcccccccaaaccccccctctgcccccctacaatccttcctctgcccccccaaaccccctctacccccaacccccccttcctccccccagccctcctcctgcccttccaaaatccccccctctgccccccccaacccctctctgcccccccaaacatcccccccccccccccatactcACGATCCTCTTGTAATTCTTCTGCCACATGGCCACCGTGTGCAGGATGTCAAGCCTGCGGGAGACGGGGGACACTCAGCGAGGGGACCCCCACCTGGGGACGCCACCCCCCCAACACTGTGTCCCCAAgggcccccccaccgccccagctccccccccccacctccccccagccccacctgggccTGACGGCGAAGACGTCGGGGTGGAGGTCGGTCAGGCCCCGGCGTTCATCATCGTGGTGCCGCAGCGACTCCACCCAGGCCTGCACGGGGGAGCGgtgcggggggacggggacaccgcaGGCCCGCAGGACAGGGGACCGCGGCAGCGCTGGCAGCAGCAGcgtctctgggggggggggggaggggacgggacgggacacaaGGACAGCGGGGACCGTGGCAGCGCCACCAAGCCATGGGGGGAACCTCCAGCCGGGCACAAAGCGGGGACCCAAGGCCAgtccc from Larus michahellis unplaced genomic scaffold, bLarMic1.1 SCAFFOLD_353, whole genome shotgun sequence includes the following:
- the MRPL4 gene encoding large ribosomal subunit protein uL4m, whose translation is MILAGGPRAAAAAAALRAWARGRGRTGAAGVSSAPTGPPAAPEPRRETLLLPALPRSPVLRACGVPVPPHRSPVQAWVESLRHHDDERRGLTDLHPDVFAVRPRLDILHTVAMWQKNYKRISYAKVKTRAEVRGGGRKPWRQKGSGRARHGSIRSPLWRGGGIAHGPRGPTSYYYMLPMKVRVLGLKVALTVKLMQDDLHVVDNLEMPTADPQYLLDLARYRRWGRSVLIVDVDEMPENIATAVTGLKTINLIPALALNVHSMLKHETLVLTLAAVAFLEEKLLWHDTRYSPLYPFSMPYSDFP